In one Cyanobacteria bacterium GSL.Bin1 genomic region, the following are encoded:
- a CDS encoding 50S ribosomal protein L25/general stress protein Ctc, whose amino-acid sequence MTTTVKFECQTRPEGSKPRALRREGLIPAALYGHNGAESMSLVAKAKDVELLLKDASVNNTLVEVNVPEASWKGRALIREVQTHPWRPDIYHLSLFAVAGQDSVEVVVPINLEGEAEGVREGGLLEQVITELTIQCPPSQIPEVINIDVTDMPIGTTLHISELNLPEGVTASDDPERTVLTIVEGRTEEPAEEEAESEGEESIEGGVVEELGDVSV is encoded by the coding sequence ATGACAACAACTGTTAAATTTGAATGCCAAACCCGACCCGAAGGCAGTAAACCCAGAGCATTACGTCGTGAAGGTTTAATTCCTGCTGCTTTATATGGACATAACGGCGCTGAATCAATGTCTTTGGTTGCCAAAGCCAAAGATGTGGAACTGTTGCTTAAAGATGCTTCTGTGAATAACACCCTTGTCGAAGTGAACGTTCCTGAAGCTTCTTGGAAAGGAAGAGCTTTAATTCGGGAAGTCCAAACTCATCCTTGGCGACCGGATATTTATCATCTCAGCCTATTTGCAGTAGCCGGTCAAGATAGCGTGGAAGTTGTGGTTCCTATCAATCTTGAAGGTGAAGCCGAAGGCGTTAGAGAAGGCGGACTCCTTGAACAAGTGATTACGGAATTAACAATTCAGTGCCCTCCGAGTCAAATTCCGGAAGTGATTAATATTGATGTCACTGATATGCCCATTGGGACAACGCTGCACATTAGTGAATTAAACCTACCGGAAGGAGTTACAGCCAGTGATGATCCCGAGCGTACCGTTTTAACGATTGTCGAAGGGAGAACCGAAGAACCAGCCGAAGAAGAAGCCGAAAGTGAAGGCGAAGAAAGCATCGAAGGCGGTGTGGTTGAAGAATTGGGCGATGTTTCCGTTTAG
- a CDS encoding adenylosuccinate synthase, protein MANVIVIGAQWGDEGKGKITDLLSKSADIVVRYQGGVNAGHTVVVKDQTFKLHLIPSGILYPETQCIIGSGTVIDPQVLIEELDQLAALNISTENLMISQTAHVTMPYHRLIDQGSEQKRGTKKIGTTGRGIGPTYADKSERTGIRILDLMNRDQVEEQLEWTINYKNVLLEKLYDLPPLDPKAVIEEYLGYAERLRPHVVDSSLKIDEGIKKKRNILFEGAQGTLLDLDHGTYPYVTSSNPVAGGACIGAGVGPTMIDRVIGVAKAYTTRVGEGPFPTELEGTLGQELCDRGAEFGTTTGRRRRCGWFDAVIGRYAVRINGMDCLAITKLDVLDTLAEIKVCVAYNIDGVRCDNFPSSALRFARCEPIYETLPGWQQSTAACRSLEDLPKAALNYLKFLAELMEVPIAIVSLGASRDQTIIVEDPIHGPKRALLDANGTPVTQQPHESSNSPFAN, encoded by the coding sequence TTGGCTAACGTTATTGTAATTGGAGCCCAATGGGGCGACGAAGGTAAAGGTAAAATTACTGACTTGCTCAGTAAGTCAGCCGATATCGTTGTTCGCTACCAAGGAGGGGTCAACGCTGGACACACTGTAGTCGTTAAAGATCAAACCTTTAAGCTGCATCTGATTCCTTCTGGGATTTTATACCCAGAAACCCAATGTATTATTGGTTCGGGAACAGTGATTGATCCCCAAGTGCTGATCGAAGAGTTAGACCAACTCGCAGCACTAAATATTTCCACGGAAAACTTAATGATTTCCCAAACTGCTCACGTCACAATGCCGTATCATCGGCTGATTGATCAAGGATCAGAGCAGAAACGGGGCACCAAAAAAATTGGTACCACCGGACGGGGCATTGGTCCCACCTATGCGGATAAATCTGAACGTACCGGGATTCGGATTCTCGATTTGATGAATCGTGATCAAGTTGAGGAACAATTAGAGTGGACAATCAACTATAAAAATGTTCTTTTAGAAAAGCTATATGATCTCCCACCTTTAGACCCGAAAGCAGTGATTGAGGAATATCTCGGCTATGCGGAGCGTTTACGTCCCCATGTTGTCGATAGTTCCCTCAAAATTGATGAAGGCATTAAGAAAAAACGCAATATTCTATTTGAAGGGGCGCAAGGAACCCTCTTGGATTTAGATCATGGAACCTATCCCTATGTCACCTCTTCCAATCCTGTAGCGGGTGGCGCTTGCATTGGCGCCGGTGTCGGTCCGACGATGATTGATCGCGTGATTGGCGTAGCAAAAGCCTATACCACCCGAGTAGGAGAAGGTCCGTTTCCCACAGAATTAGAGGGAACTTTAGGACAGGAACTCTGCGATCGCGGTGCGGAATTTGGGACAACCACCGGTCGTCGTCGCCGTTGCGGTTGGTTTGATGCCGTCATTGGACGCTATGCGGTCCGTATTAACGGTATGGACTGTCTGGCGATTACCAAGCTTGATGTCCTCGATACCCTCGCTGAAATTAAAGTGTGTGTTGCGTATAATATTGATGGGGTACGTTGTGACAATTTCCCCAGTAGTGCCTTACGCTTTGCCCGTTGCGAACCCATTTATGAAACTTTACCGGGTTGGCAACAGTCAACAGCAGCCTGTCGGAGTTTAGAAGACCTCCCCAAAGCTGCGCTCAATTATCTGAAATTCTTAGCGGAATTAATGGAAGTTCCCATTGCCATTGTGTCTTTGGGGGCGAGTCGTGACCAAACCATTATCGTAGAAGACCCGATTCATGGACCGAAACGGGCGCTTCTTGATGCCAACGGCACACCAGTCACGCAGCAACCCCATGAGTCTTCTAATTCCCCCTTTGCAAACTAA